The following are from one region of the Longimicrobium sp. genome:
- a CDS encoding TonB family protein, with protein MNIKVPVVGALLGFASLPAFGQGTPAVPADTVYEAQSVTVLPRPLNVDEFTAALAASYPGGTPAAGVAPSVHVRFIVDVDGTGREFNIIASTDSALHAPALAALSVLRFAPAEVDGRPVNVRVELPIQWQVPAPAPQAPEVDAPPAPKDDVVARMPTLLNEQSLRIAMNREYPERLKAGEARGTVVVRMRVSTEGVPEQVVITSSTNPGFNEASLRVIRSVRFRP; from the coding sequence ATGAACATCAAGGTCCCGGTCGTCGGCGCCCTGCTCGGTTTCGCGTCGCTGCCCGCGTTTGGACAGGGCACACCGGCGGTGCCCGCCGACACCGTCTACGAAGCACAGTCCGTGACCGTGCTGCCGCGGCCCCTGAACGTGGACGAGTTCACCGCCGCCCTGGCTGCGTCGTATCCGGGGGGCACCCCGGCTGCCGGCGTCGCTCCGTCGGTGCACGTGCGCTTCATCGTGGACGTGGATGGCACCGGGAGGGAGTTCAACATCATCGCCAGCACCGACAGCGCGCTCCATGCGCCGGCGCTGGCGGCGCTCTCCGTGCTGCGATTTGCGCCCGCGGAGGTGGATGGCCGGCCCGTGAACGTACGGGTGGAGCTCCCGATCCAATGGCAGGTGCCCGCGCCGGCCCCGCAGGCGCCCGAGGTCGACGCCCCGCCTGCTCCGAAGGACGACGTCGTCGCGCGGATGCCCACACTGCTCAACGAGCAATCGCTCAGGATCGCGATGAACCGCGAATATCCGGAGAGGCTCAAGGCGGGTGAGGCACGCGGGACCGTCGTCGTTCGCATGCGGGTGAGCACCGAGGGCGTCCCGGAGCAGGTGGTGATCACGTCATCCACCAATCCAGGGTTCAACGAGGCCAGCCTTCGCGTCATACGCAGCGTACGGTTTCGTCC